The window GGGGACTTGGCCAAGGAGGTGATGGTCCCCGAGGCGGCCGACCACGCCCGGGTGCCGCTGGAGCGCGCCACCGGGCTGTCCGGGGTCACCGAGCGGCTGGCCTCGACGATCGGCCCGGCGGTGGGCGGCGGGCTGGTGGCGCTGCTCGGTCCGATGGCCGGTCTGACGCTGAACGCCGTCGCCTTCGGGCTGGGTGCGCTGGTCGTGCTGGTGGTGCTGCCCCGGGGGATGGGCCGGGGTGCCATCGCACCGGCCACCGCGAAGTCCGCGCGGGCCACCGATTCCGTCGAGTCCGCGCAGTCCGCGCGGGCCGCCGAGTCCGCGCAGCCGACGCGGGCCGACGAGCCGGCCGGCTACTGGCAGATGTTCCGGGAGGGCTTCACCTTCCTGCGCGGCGAGCCGCTGCTGCTCACCGTGATCGTCATGATCGCGGTGACCAACCTGCTGGACGCGGGCTTCATGACCGTCCTGGTACCGCTCTGGGCGCAGCAGTCCGGGGGTGGCCCCGCGGCCATCGGGCTGACCGGCAGCGCCTGGGGGATCGCGGCGGTGACGGGGAGCCTGATAGCGGCGGCCGTCGCCCATCGGCTTCCGCGCCGGGTGGTGTTCTTCGCGGGCTTCCTGCTCTGCGGAGCACCGAGGTTCCTGGTCCTCGCCCTGGACGCGCCGATCGGTGTGGTGCTGGCGGTCTTCGCGGTGGGCGGCTTCGGTTCCGGCTTCCTCAACCCGATCCTCGGTGCGGTGACGTTCGAGCGGGTGCCGCGCCACCTGCTGGGCCGCGTCGGAGCCCTTGGCGACTCGCTGGCCTGGGCCGGCATCCCCCTCGGTGGCCTCCTCGCCGGCGCGGCCGTCGCCCTGTCCGGCCTGATACCCGTGCTGCTGGTGGGCGGTGGGCTGTACTTCGCCACCACCTCGCTGGCGGCCCTGCGGCCCGAGTGGCGGGAGATGGACCGCCTGCGGGGTAGCGGGCCGGCGGCCGACCCCCGCGAGGCCGAACGGTCGGCGCCGCCGGTGTCGTCGCCGCCCGGTACCGCGGAGTCGGGAGTGGGGGCGGACCGGCACCTCCTCTCGGTGGCCGGGGCCAAGGCCGACGGCTGAGTCGGGCGGGCCCGACGGCAGGCCGGCCGAGCGGTTCCGGCGGCCGCCGCCGGTCGTGCCGCGCGGTCGTGCCCTTGGTTCGGGCCGTCGGCTCGTGCCACGGGCTCGCGTCACCGGTTCGCGTCACCGGCTCGTGCTACCGGTTCGTGACGCCCGCTCGTGCCACCGGCTCGTGCCTCCGGCCGGTGACGGCAGGTGCCGGTCGGTCGGGGCGACGGCCTGCGGTGTGCGCCCTCCACGCTCGAAGCGCGCCCTTCGTGCTCCGTTCCGGCAGTGAACTGTCTGGGCGTCAACTGGACTGCTGACCTACCATGTTGGTGGGCGAAGGACGGGGGTGCGGGGTGGCGAACGGGGGCTCGGGGTCCGGGCGGCGGCTGGAGGGCGTGATCGCCTGGGCGCTCAGGAACTCGGACGGTGTCGTCGCCTTCTGCGGCGCGCTGACCGTCGGGTTGCTCGACATGTTCGGGGGAGTGCTCGGTGACAACGTCGTGTCGGGTGCCACGCTCCTGGTGCTCGCCGCGGTGGTCTACGGGTCGCTGGCCGAGCGCAAGCGCCGGATCGCCGACATCCGGGAGGCCACGGCCGGCGCGCGGCAGGCGTTGGACAGTCTGACCTCGGTGCGCGAGCTGGCCGGTATGGATCTCGAACGGGCCCTGGAGGGAGCCCGGCAGGACACCGACCGGTGGGTCTTCAAGGGCGGCACCGGTACCTATCTGCGGGCCGTGACCCTGCCCGAGTGCGTGCGGGAGGCGCAGCGCAGGCGCCGTTCGCTCACCG of the Kitasatospora sp. NBC_01246 genome contains:
- a CDS encoding MFS transporter, which translates into the protein MTGSTAVEAVAAPRSLRPLVGVLSAMAVSLTGTRVSAIALPWFVLATTGSATMTGVVAFVEMTPYVLVKAFTGPVIDRLGPRVVSWTTDTVSAVAAALVPLLHGLGLLPFWLLLVLVATVGAVRGPGDLAKEVMVPEAADHARVPLERATGLSGVTERLASTIGPAVGGGLVALLGPMAGLTLNAVAFGLGALVVLVVLPRGMGRGAIAPATAKSARATDSVESAQSARAAESAQPTRADEPAGYWQMFREGFTFLRGEPLLLTVIVMIAVTNLLDAGFMTVLVPLWAQQSGGGPAAIGLTGSAWGIAAVTGSLIAAAVAHRLPRRVVFFAGFLLCGAPRFLVLALDAPIGVVLAVFAVGGFGSGFLNPILGAVTFERVPRHLLGRVGALGDSLAWAGIPLGGLLAGAAVALSGLIPVLLVGGGLYFATTSLAALRPEWREMDRLRGSGPAADPREAERSAPPVSSPPGTAESGVGADRHLLSVAGAKADG